A single Thermaerobacter sp. FW80 DNA region contains:
- a CDS encoding IS256 family transposase: protein MSRIPPSQQLAELARQLAAQAREGTEVEDLTHALVRLGARKLIQELLEAEVTELLGRGRYERREPGQEGARNGYKPRTLRCAEGRLEIDVPQVRGMEGLCQPTLWRALKRRTDVLERLVVEMYARGLSTRDIEDALAELAGSEAPLLSRSTVSRITEALHEEFEAFAQRDLSGLDVVYLFADAIYESLRRQAGCREGILVTWAILSDGSKVLVHLSLGNKERYEDWLEHFRDLVRRGLKTPLTVTTDGAPGLIQAVEAMWPEAERIRCWVHKMRNVLDKVPEEARPVLKPYLEAIRDAPDIEQGRRLVAEVVERFGREYPSAMRSLQEDLEASLAHLRLPAAHRKHVRTTNLVERSFEEERRRAKVIPRFRSERECLKLVFAVLWRASERWRRVQFSEHERKQLERYIEERQRQRAAQKEVSPAATVA, encoded by the coding sequence ATGTCCAGGATACCACCCAGCCAGCAGTTGGCGGAGCTGGCCCGGCAGCTGGCCGCGCAGGCCCGGGAGGGTACTGAGGTCGAGGACCTGACCCATGCCCTCGTCCGCCTGGGCGCCCGCAAGCTCATCCAGGAGCTGCTGGAGGCAGAGGTCACGGAGCTTTTGGGGCGCGGACGCTACGAGCGGCGCGAGCCTGGCCAGGAAGGCGCCCGCAACGGCTACAAGCCGCGGACGCTGCGTTGCGCCGAGGGGCGGCTCGAGATCGACGTCCCCCAGGTGCGGGGCATGGAGGGACTGTGCCAGCCCACGCTGTGGAGGGCCCTCAAGCGGCGGACGGACGTGCTGGAGCGCCTGGTGGTGGAGATGTACGCCCGGGGCCTCTCTACCCGGGACATCGAGGATGCGCTGGCGGAGCTGGCGGGCAGCGAAGCGCCGCTTTTGAGCCGGTCCACCGTGAGCCGGATCACCGAGGCGCTCCACGAGGAGTTCGAGGCCTTTGCCCAGCGGGACCTGTCAGGCCTCGACGTGGTGTACCTGTTCGCCGACGCCATCTACGAGTCGCTGCGCCGGCAGGCGGGCTGCCGTGAGGGCATCCTGGTCACCTGGGCCATCTTGAGCGACGGCAGCAAGGTGCTGGTGCACCTGAGCCTGGGCAACAAGGAGCGCTACGAGGACTGGCTGGAGCACTTCCGGGATCTGGTGCGCCGGGGGCTGAAGACGCCGCTGACGGTGACGACGGACGGGGCGCCGGGGCTGATCCAGGCGGTGGAAGCCATGTGGCCGGAGGCGGAGCGCATCCGCTGCTGGGTGCACAAGATGCGGAACGTGCTGGACAAGGTGCCGGAGGAGGCGCGGCCCGTGCTCAAGCCCTACCTGGAGGCGATCCGGGACGCACCGGATATCGAGCAGGGCCGGCGGCTGGTGGCCGAGGTGGTGGAGCGGTTCGGGCGGGAGTATCCCTCGGCCATGCGGAGCCTGCAGGAGGACCTGGAAGCGAGCCTGGCGCACCTGCGGCTACCCGCCGCCCACCGCAAGCATGTCCGGACCACCAACCTGGTGGAGCGCAGCTTCGAGGAGGAGCGGCGGCGCGCCAAGGTGATCCCGCGGTTTCGGAGCGAGCGGGAGTGCCTGAAGCTAGTCTTCGCCGTGCTGTGGCGGGCGAGTGAGCGCTGGCGGCGGGTGCAGTTCAGCGAGCACGAACGAAAGCAGCTGGAGCGCTACATCGAGGAGCGGCAACGGCAAAGAGCGGCGCAGAAAGAGGTTTCACCCGCTGCCACCGTGGCATGA
- a CDS encoding aspartate kinase — protein MALWVWKFGGSSVAGPDRIRHVARRVAEARKEGHDLVVVVSAMGDTTDDLIDLARQLHPEPPARELDALMATGEQTSAALLAMALDALGVPARSFTGWQAGIQTEGPHGSARVRAIAPERLREALGAGFVPVVAGFQGLSAEGYVTTLGRGGSDTTAVALAAALGADRCEIFSDVEGVFTADPRVVPDAQLLPVISYDEMMELARLGAQVLHHRAVTCAQHHGIVIHARSTFSDHPGTRVVPAGAIEPDRPVSGVASDRHVARLALVSVPNVPGIAHRVFSALAEAGINVDMISQSVARNGHQDIAFTIADGHLAVARRILEPVVRELPAERLVVDDGIAKVSAVGAGMATQPGVAATMFGALAAAGINIEMISTSEISISCLVARERVDDAVRAVHAAFGLGAGEAAADEPAPRASQ, from the coding sequence TTGGCGCTGTGGGTGTGGAAGTTCGGCGGCAGCTCCGTCGCAGGGCCCGACCGGATCCGCCACGTGGCCCGGCGGGTGGCGGAGGCCCGCAAGGAAGGGCACGACCTGGTGGTCGTCGTCTCGGCCATGGGGGACACCACCGACGACCTCATCGATCTGGCCCGGCAGCTCCACCCCGAACCTCCCGCGCGGGAACTGGACGCCCTGATGGCCACCGGCGAGCAGACCAGCGCCGCGCTGCTGGCCATGGCCCTGGATGCCCTGGGCGTGCCGGCCCGCTCCTTCACCGGGTGGCAGGCGGGCATCCAGACCGAGGGGCCCCACGGCAGCGCCCGGGTGCGGGCCATCGCGCCCGAGCGGCTGCGCGAGGCGCTCGGGGCCGGGTTCGTCCCGGTGGTGGCGGGGTTCCAGGGGCTCAGCGCCGAGGGATACGTCACCACCCTGGGCCGCGGCGGCTCCGACACCACGGCCGTCGCCCTGGCCGCGGCCCTCGGGGCGGACCGCTGCGAGATCTTCAGCGACGTGGAGGGCGTCTTCACCGCCGACCCCAGGGTGGTGCCCGACGCCCAGCTCCTCCCCGTGATCTCCTACGACGAGATGATGGAGCTGGCGCGGCTGGGTGCCCAGGTGCTCCACCACCGGGCGGTGACCTGCGCCCAGCACCACGGCATCGTGATCCACGCTCGGTCAACCTTCTCCGACCACCCGGGGACGCGGGTCGTGCCGGCGGGTGCCATCGAGCCCGATCGCCCGGTCAGCGGCGTCGCCTCCGACCGCCACGTGGCGCGGCTGGCGCTGGTCTCGGTGCCCAACGTGCCGGGCATCGCCCACCGGGTGTTCAGCGCCCTGGCCGAGGCCGGGATCAACGTGGACATGATCAGCCAGTCGGTCGCCCGGAACGGTCACCAGGACATCGCCTTCACCATCGCCGACGGGCACCTGGCCGTGGCCCGGCGCATCCTGGAGCCGGTGGTGCGGGAGCTGCCGGCGGAGCGCCTGGTGGTGGACGACGGCATCGCCAAGGTCAGCGCCGTCGGCGCCGGCATGGCGACCCAGCCTGGCGTGGCGGCCACCATGTTCGGCGCCCTGGCGGCGGCGGGCATCAACATCGAGATGATCAGCACCTCGGAGATCAGCATCTCCTGCCTGGTGGCCCGGGAGCGGGTGGATGACGCGGTGCGGGCGGTGCACGCCGCCTTCGGGCTCGGGGCGGGCGAGGCCGCTGCGGACGAACCGGCTCCCCGGGCATCTCAATAG
- a CDS encoding nucleotidyl transferase AbiEii/AbiGii toxin family protein, giving the protein MHWELLSDDMRTVLLRLREAGLCEGFYLTGGTALALHLGHRRSVDLDFFTRRPQRTIRAAVLQKACSRVFDASEMRLILREADQVWFELRGVKTTFLAYPFPRVRRLHHAEGIAIAAVQDIALQKAYAIGRRATARDYVDLAYILHSGAVSLEQIVHDARRVFVLDGEPVFSVRSFLSQLVYDADLPDKDVAVSLLRRREDFASIMALLREEVRRTTPHLLGFADDLAAQDH; this is encoded by the coding sequence ATGCACTGGGAGCTCCTAAGCGACGACATGCGCACCGTGCTGCTCCGCCTCCGCGAGGCGGGGCTCTGTGAGGGGTTCTACCTCACCGGCGGAACCGCCCTGGCGCTTCACCTCGGCCATCGTCGCTCGGTGGACCTGGACTTCTTCACGCGGCGTCCCCAACGCACGATCCGGGCTGCAGTCCTTCAGAAGGCGTGCTCGCGGGTGTTCGACGCCTCCGAAATGCGGCTGATCCTGCGGGAAGCCGACCAGGTGTGGTTTGAGCTCCGCGGCGTGAAGACGACCTTCCTCGCGTATCCCTTCCCCAGGGTCCGCCGGCTCCACCATGCGGAAGGCATCGCCATCGCAGCCGTGCAGGACATCGCGCTGCAGAAGGCCTATGCCATCGGTCGCCGGGCGACGGCGCGGGACTATGTCGACCTGGCATACATCTTACACAGCGGAGCCGTGTCGTTGGAGCAGATCGTGCACGATGCCCGGCGGGTCTTCGTCCTCGATGGGGAACCTGTCTTTTCGGTTCGCTCGTTCCTTTCCCAGCTCGTCTACGACGCCGACCTTCCCGACAAAGACGTGGCGGTCTCCCTCCTCCGCCGTCGGGAGGACTTCGCTTCGATCATGGCCCTCCTGCGAGAGGAGGTCCGGCGGACGACCCCCCACCTCCTTGGCTTCGCCGATGACCTCGCTGCCCAGGATCACTGA
- a CDS encoding 8-oxo-dGTP diphosphatase: MTTPTPRHVFEVFTLGFLVREGQVLLLERRKPPNAGRWNAPGGKLEAGEDPIQGVVREFAEETGLVLQDPVLRAILCFHELDGRWRPQMIYTFLAHAASGELLASEEGRLAWWPVEQVLRDPRVVGNIPLFLPRMLEPEPPFVFIAAYRDERLEGYRIAPLLSAPVPISPTAGRPGPQAG, encoded by the coding sequence ATGACGACACCGACCCCGCGCCACGTCTTCGAGGTCTTCACCCTGGGCTTCCTGGTCCGGGAGGGCCAGGTCCTGCTGCTGGAACGGCGCAAGCCGCCCAACGCGGGGCGCTGGAACGCGCCGGGCGGGAAGCTCGAAGCCGGCGAGGACCCCATCCAGGGGGTCGTCCGCGAGTTCGCGGAAGAGACGGGGCTGGTCCTCCAGGACCCGGTCCTGCGGGCGATCCTGTGCTTCCACGAGTTGGACGGCCGGTGGCGGCCGCAGATGATCTACACCTTCTTAGCCCATGCCGCCAGCGGGGAGCTGCTGGCATCCGAGGAGGGCCGGCTCGCGTGGTGGCCGGTGGAGCAGGTGCTCCGCGACCCCCGGGTGGTCGGCAACATCCCCCTCTTCTTGCCGCGCATGCTGGAACCGGAGCCGCCCTTCGTCTTCATCGCCGCCTACCGCGACGAGCGGCTGGAGGGATATCGCATCGCGCCGCTGCTGTCGGCGCCGGTTCCGATCTCCCCGACCGCCGGTCGTCCGGGACCGCAGGCGGGTTGA
- a CDS encoding VOC family protein translates to MNPAPKSRAALPAGIRLGPVYLRVRQLDRMLEFYSGLLGLFPSRAPVGTGGSSPGTAGAPSAAAAGPTRAAGDAGAAVWLAAAPGDPPLLCLEEASDAPPRPPRTTGLYHVALRYPRRADLARAFLRLREARWPFQGFADHGVSEAIYLADPEGNGLELYADRPRERWPRRNGGVAMYTAPLDLDGLVAAGRAAPNSVATQPPPGGTRSSGDPAAGGPAPGSGGRAPVGGTADLAAGGEAPAAEAVGPVVGHIHLQVSRLETAEAFYCGVLGFEVTQRDFPGALFVAAGGYHHHHLGFNVWAGEDVPPPPRGAAGLAGFAIQLPGDADLQAVLDRARAAGVSADPSPRGWVMHDPDGNPVFLTV, encoded by the coding sequence ATGAACCCCGCGCCCAAATCCCGAGCCGCCCTCCCGGCGGGGATCCGCCTCGGGCCCGTGTACCTGCGGGTCCGCCAGCTGGACCGCATGCTGGAGTTCTACAGCGGACTCCTGGGTCTTTTCCCGTCGCGTGCACCGGTAGGGACAGGTGGTTCGTCCCCAGGCACGGCGGGCGCCCCATCCGCAGCAGCCGCCGGACCTACCCGCGCTGCCGGCGATGCCGGCGCAGCGGTCTGGCTGGCCGCCGCCCCTGGCGACCCTCCCCTGCTCTGCCTCGAAGAGGCGTCCGATGCGCCACCGCGCCCGCCGCGCACCACGGGTCTGTACCACGTGGCGCTGCGCTACCCCCGACGGGCGGACCTGGCCCGCGCCTTCCTGCGCCTGCGAGAGGCGCGATGGCCCTTCCAGGGTTTCGCCGATCACGGCGTGAGCGAGGCAATCTACCTGGCCGACCCAGAGGGCAATGGCCTCGAGCTCTACGCCGACCGACCCCGGGAGCGGTGGCCGCGGCGCAACGGCGGGGTGGCCATGTACACCGCCCCCCTGGACCTGGACGGCCTGGTCGCCGCCGGCAGGGCGGCCCCCAACTCCGTCGCGACGCAGCCGCCCCCAGGGGGAACCCGATCCTCCGGCGACCCGGCGGCCGGGGGTCCCGCCCCCGGGAGCGGGGGCAGAGCCCCGGTGGGCGGGACCGCTGACTTGGCAGCCGGCGGAGAGGCCCCGGCGGCGGAGGCGGTGGGGCCCGTGGTCGGGCACATCCACCTGCAGGTCTCCCGGCTTGAGACGGCCGAGGCCTTCTACTGCGGCGTGCTCGGCTTCGAGGTCACCCAGCGGGACTTCCCCGGTGCCCTGTTCGTGGCGGCGGGCGGATACCACCACCACCACCTCGGCTTCAACGTCTGGGCTGGCGAAGACGTGCCACCCCCGCCCCGCGGGGCTGCCGGTCTCGCAGGGTTCGCCATCCAGTTGCCTGGGGACGCGGACCTCCAGGCCGTCTTGGATCGGGCCCGGGCCGCGGGCGTCAGCGCCGATCCCTCGCCCCGCGGGTGGGTTATGCACGACCCCGACGGAAACCCGGTCTTCCTCACCGTCTGA
- a CDS encoding FAD-dependent thymidylate synthase, which translates to MSTASSRYTPRQRALLARYVSNLDGNVYAIYNLPEEVVAVIFAYVSRSPRSFRENLLRLMEDPELDLLAGLPAQPQPVSAASAEQVAAAADDEDRGSALAPSAAAADVAGSVAIAAEKARKFHEKWVVGYGHASVAELAKAAVGIEGISRLASARLETANPWLSFIEYSQRYQMPPRGAYVVPPELEAAGDPALLEDFHRVQDVTYDAYQQILHGLVEHLDRVEPARAGETPRARRTRLERLAFEDARYALTLAVQTNLGMVGNGRALRDAIVRLLSDPYAETTRLAEAIRSEVTKVLPTLVRYAEPNPRIRAAEEGVARGVAAALGRYREVRAVASDPVVLLDWTGRDARASRDATSGGDATGPRAATGDVPGTTTPDEQAALDVVLSAWLTEFGSGGWPETDDVLARMTPAEKIALFARAVEALGPHDPPPDALKFVRYRVELTVSEANWHQLLRHSRRMHFAPQAPGIEHGVTVPPRVQEAGLAPVLMRAVDAAERLFLRLVRAGLPLAAHYVVTNAHRRRVQAEFDLWQLYHLITLRGKPEAQWDIRQTVHQLARRVMMVHPNLVRCAPRLMAVLDGGGEGQP; encoded by the coding sequence ATGTCCACGGCTTCCTCGCGCTACACCCCCCGCCAGCGGGCGCTCCTGGCCCGCTACGTCAGCAACCTCGATGGCAACGTGTATGCGATCTACAACCTGCCCGAAGAGGTCGTGGCGGTGATCTTCGCCTACGTCAGCCGCAGCCCGCGCAGCTTCCGGGAGAACCTCCTGCGTCTGATGGAGGATCCCGAGCTGGACCTGCTGGCGGGTCTGCCAGCCCAGCCCCAGCCGGTGTCGGCCGCCAGCGCGGAGCAGGTGGCCGCGGCGGCGGACGATGAGGACCGAGGTTCTGCGCTGGCTCCGTCGGCTGCGGCGGCTGACGTCGCGGGGTCCGTGGCCATCGCGGCGGAAAAGGCGCGCAAGTTCCACGAGAAGTGGGTGGTCGGCTACGGCCACGCGTCGGTGGCCGAACTGGCCAAGGCGGCGGTGGGCATCGAGGGGATCTCGCGCCTGGCCAGCGCGCGGCTCGAGACGGCCAACCCATGGCTGTCGTTCATCGAATACAGCCAGCGCTACCAGATGCCGCCGCGCGGCGCCTACGTCGTGCCGCCGGAGCTGGAGGCGGCCGGCGACCCGGCGCTCTTGGAGGACTTCCACCGCGTCCAGGACGTCACCTACGACGCCTACCAGCAGATCTTGCACGGGCTGGTGGAGCACCTGGACCGGGTCGAACCGGCCCGGGCCGGCGAGACGCCCCGGGCACGGCGCACCCGCCTGGAGAGGCTGGCCTTCGAGGACGCGCGGTACGCGTTGACCCTGGCCGTCCAGACGAACCTGGGCATGGTGGGCAACGGGCGCGCCTTGCGCGATGCCATCGTCCGGTTGCTGTCGGATCCGTACGCGGAGACGACCCGCCTGGCCGAGGCGATCCGGAGCGAGGTCACCAAGGTGTTGCCCACCCTGGTTCGGTATGCCGAACCCAATCCCCGCATCCGTGCCGCGGAGGAGGGCGTGGCTCGGGGAGTCGCCGCGGCCCTGGGTCGCTACCGCGAGGTGCGGGCGGTGGCCAGCGACCCGGTGGTGCTGCTGGACTGGACGGGGCGGGACGCCCGCGCCTCCCGCGACGCCACGTCCGGCGGGGATGCGACGGGGCCGCGCGCAGCGACCGGCGACGTCCCTGGTACCACCACCCCCGACGAACAAGCCGCCCTGGACGTGGTCCTGAGCGCTTGGCTCACGGAGTTCGGCTCCGGCGGATGGCCGGAGACGGACGACGTCCTGGCGCGCATGACCCCGGCGGAGAAGATCGCCCTGTTCGCGCGCGCCGTCGAGGCCTTGGGGCCCCACGACCCGCCGCCGGACGCGCTGAAGTTCGTCCGCTACCGGGTGGAGCTCACCGTGTCCGAGGCCAACTGGCATCAGCTCCTGCGCCACTCGCGGCGGATGCACTTCGCGCCCCAGGCGCCGGGCATCGAGCACGGCGTCACCGTGCCGCCGCGGGTGCAGGAGGCGGGGCTCGCGCCGGTGCTGATGCGAGCGGTGGACGCCGCGGAGCGGCTGTTCCTCCGGCTGGTGCGCGCGGGCCTGCCCCTGGCGGCCCACTACGTGGTGACCAATGCCCACCGGCGCCGGGTGCAGGCCGAGTTCGACCTGTGGCAGCTGTACCACCTGATCACCCTGCGCGGAAAGCCGGAGGCCCAGTGGGACATCCGCCAGACGGTCCACCAGCTGGCGCGCCGCGTGATGATGGTCCACCCGAATCTGGTGCGGTGCGCGCCCCGCTTGATGGCGGTCCTGGATGGCGGCGGCGAGGGGCAGCCCTAG
- a CDS encoding SEC-C metal-binding domain-containing protein yields MDQVTHLRHLLDERGQPAPGRPGALARYYGAIVAAASAQRPGEEVLTPLRCRRRPDRHPCRGHLWVRCTGPEDREEVRWRCPVCGDGGVIRGWQGTPFDRRQDRLPPDAPQVGVLIFASPFQVREFRRQPELSPEALRILDRARQTAEGVVVEVTADELRRLRSELEALRAVARGRNALILAALLAQMDHQIGSIAGSAAEEARRRRGDQVGDDSGHPPGPNHREGPPRGLWMATERELRKLDRLLQGREFASAEELNAFVQGYLEQGGLPELPAESALELAQELAYTAWEADDPAERVRLAREALSLSADCADAWVILGHEADSLEEAIRCYTEGVRAGERALGARVFEEDSGHFWGLVTTRPYMRARFALAQALYQAGRRDEAIAHGRELLRLNPNDNQGVRYLLVHWLLETKRSDEAEALLREHDEDSAFWLYARALCTYQRGGDGWAARRAAWEAFATNPHVVPLLAEDLADLDEPESFTPGGREEALIYWNMALGAWQATEGALAWLVGVFRRWIRPEPVRRKKVGRNDPCPCGSGRKYKHCCLRRGDGRQGGPGGTTSP; encoded by the coding sequence ATGGACCAGGTGACCCACCTTCGCCACCTGCTGGACGAACGCGGGCAGCCCGCTCCCGGGCGCCCGGGCGCGCTGGCGCGGTATTACGGGGCCATCGTGGCCGCGGCCTCGGCCCAGCGGCCCGGGGAGGAGGTGCTGACCCCCCTCCGGTGCCGGCGGCGTCCCGATCGCCACCCATGCCGCGGGCACCTCTGGGTACGGTGCACCGGGCCGGAGGATCGGGAAGAGGTGCGCTGGCGATGTCCCGTCTGCGGCGACGGCGGCGTGATCCGCGGCTGGCAGGGGACCCCCTTCGACCGTCGCCAGGACCGCCTGCCCCCCGATGCCCCGCAGGTCGGCGTGCTGATCTTCGCCTCGCCCTTCCAGGTGCGGGAATTCCGCCGCCAGCCGGAGCTGTCCCCAGAGGCGCTACGGATCTTGGACCGGGCCCGGCAGACCGCCGAGGGGGTGGTCGTCGAGGTCACCGCGGACGAATTGCGGCGCTTGCGTTCCGAACTCGAGGCATTGCGCGCCGTCGCCCGGGGTCGCAACGCGCTGATCCTCGCCGCGTTGCTCGCCCAGATGGACCACCAGATCGGCTCGATCGCAGGATCCGCCGCGGAGGAGGCCCGCCGGCGGCGCGGCGACCAGGTGGGGGACGATTCCGGGCACCCCCCTGGCCCGAACCATCGGGAAGGTCCGCCCCGCGGGCTGTGGATGGCCACGGAGCGGGAGCTGCGCAAGCTGGATCGGCTGCTCCAGGGCCGGGAGTTCGCCAGTGCGGAAGAGCTCAATGCCTTCGTGCAAGGGTACCTGGAGCAGGGTGGACTCCCGGAGCTTCCCGCCGAATCCGCGCTGGAGTTGGCGCAGGAGCTGGCCTACACGGCCTGGGAGGCCGACGACCCTGCCGAGCGGGTGCGCCTGGCCCGCGAGGCGCTGTCCCTTTCCGCCGACTGCGCGGATGCCTGGGTGATCCTGGGCCATGAGGCCGACTCCTTGGAAGAGGCCATTCGCTGTTACACAGAGGGGGTGCGCGCAGGGGAACGGGCCCTGGGTGCCCGCGTGTTCGAGGAAGATTCCGGGCATTTCTGGGGTCTGGTCACCACCCGCCCCTACATGCGGGCCCGCTTCGCCCTGGCCCAGGCCCTTTACCAGGCCGGGCGCAGGGACGAGGCGATCGCCCACGGCCGCGAGCTCCTACGCCTCAACCCCAACGACAACCAGGGTGTCCGTTACCTCCTGGTGCACTGGTTGCTCGAGACGAAGCGCAGCGACGAGGCCGAGGCGTTGCTCCGTGAACACGACGAGGACAGCGCCTTTTGGCTGTACGCCCGCGCCCTGTGCACTTATCAGCGGGGCGGCGACGGGTGGGCGGCGCGCCGGGCGGCCTGGGAAGCCTTTGCCACCAATCCCCACGTCGTCCCGTTGCTGGCAGAGGACCTGGCCGACCTCGACGAGCCTGAATCCTTCACCCCGGGTGGGCGCGAAGAGGCGTTGATCTACTGGAACATGGCCTTGGGAGCGTGGCAGGCCACGGAGGGCGCCCTGGCGTGGCTGGTCGGTGTCTTCCGCCGGTGGATCAGACCCGAGCCGGTACGTCGGAAGAAGGTGGGCCGCAACGACCCCTGCCCCTGCGGCAGCGGGCGCAAGTACAAGCACTGCTGCCTGCGGCGGGGCGATGGCCGGCAGGGCGGGCCTGGTGGCACCACCAGTCCGTAG
- a CDS encoding PTS sugar transporter subunit IIB: MSDSTSRPIRLVILCSWGATSSQLARKVQEAARRRGIELVADAGGTGEFKKKAGQFDVALLEPQVRHLKGEVERVAAEHGIPVDVVDPRALTPS, translated from the coding sequence GTGTCCGATTCCACGTCTCGACCCATCCGGCTCGTCATCCTCTGCAGCTGGGGAGCGACCTCCAGCCAGCTGGCGCGCAAGGTGCAGGAAGCCGCCCGGCGGCGGGGCATCGAGCTCGTGGCCGACGCCGGCGGCACCGGCGAGTTCAAGAAGAAGGCCGGCCAGTTCGACGTCGCCCTCCTGGAGCCCCAGGTGCGCCACCTCAAGGGGGAGGTGGAGCGCGTCGCCGCCGAGCACGGCATCCCGGTCGACGTGGTCGACCCACGGGCCTTGACGCCTTCGTGA
- a CDS encoding PTS sugar transporter subunit IIC, whose protein sequence is MIFALPVILTGSIFLIVANPPASVQWGPIQAWARAVEPYQAEILFPFHLTFGLVSLVVAFGVGYSLGERREVDSVLAGILSMLAFLMTAFPVEDLSAVRFGDVLDNLGGQGLFVAILIAIAATELMRLFVRSGLAIELPPGVPPYVLRTFRALLPFMIVLPAAWLLEWVVWARTGMTLPAAVLKVFSPLVAVSNSYPAALGMIVLMMLLWSLGIHGMNVVSSVAYPFWMTQLAQNAEAVSAGQPAHGIVTEPFFHMFAHLGGSGATWGLVIFMLLSRSHQLRQVGKTALIPAIFNINEPVIFGLPIVLNPIMMIPFILAPAVIVTINYLLFASGVLPPIIVQPPFTVPIFLGGFIATRGSVLAGLVQVIDAVIAALIYWPFFKQYERTLLAQEQNG, encoded by the coding sequence GTGATCTTCGCCCTGCCCGTCATCTTGACGGGCTCGATCTTCCTCATCGTGGCGAACCCGCCCGCGTCGGTGCAGTGGGGGCCGATCCAGGCCTGGGCGCGGGCCGTGGAGCCCTATCAGGCGGAGATCCTCTTCCCCTTCCACCTCACCTTCGGGCTCGTGTCGCTGGTGGTGGCCTTCGGCGTCGGCTACAGCCTGGGCGAGCGGCGCGAGGTGGACTCGGTGCTGGCGGGCATCCTCTCCATGCTCGCCTTCCTGATGACCGCCTTCCCGGTCGAGGATCTCTCCGCGGTGCGCTTCGGCGACGTGCTGGACAACCTGGGCGGCCAGGGACTGTTCGTCGCCATCCTCATCGCCATCGCCGCCACCGAGCTGATGCGCCTGTTCGTCCGGAGCGGACTGGCCATCGAGCTGCCGCCCGGCGTGCCGCCCTACGTCCTGCGCACCTTCCGGGCGCTGCTCCCCTTCATGATCGTGCTCCCCGCGGCGTGGCTCCTGGAGTGGGTGGTGTGGGCGCGCACGGGGATGACGCTGCCCGCGGCGGTGCTCAAGGTATTCAGCCCGCTGGTGGCGGTCTCCAACTCGTATCCCGCGGCCCTGGGCATGATCGTCTTGATGATGCTGCTGTGGAGCCTGGGGATCCACGGGATGAACGTGGTCTCGTCGGTCGCCTACCCGTTCTGGATGACCCAGCTGGCCCAGAACGCGGAGGCGGTCAGCGCCGGACAGCCCGCCCACGGCATCGTCACGGAGCCGTTCTTCCACATGTTCGCGCACCTAGGCGGATCCGGCGCCACGTGGGGCCTGGTGATCTTCATGCTGCTGTCGCGGTCCCACCAGCTGCGCCAGGTCGGGAAGACGGCGCTGATCCCGGCGATCTTCAACATCAACGAGCCGGTGATCTTCGGGCTTCCCATCGTGCTCAACCCGATCATGATGATCCCGTTCATCCTCGCGCCGGCGGTGATCGTCACGATCAACTATCTCCTCTTCGCATCGGGCGTCCTGCCGCCCATCATCGTCCAGCCCCCCTTCACCGTGCCCATCTTCCTCGGCGGCTTCATCGCCACCAGGGGGTCGGTGCTGGCGGGCCTCGTCCAGGTGATCGATGCGGTCATCGCGGCGCTGATCTACTGGCCCTTCTTCAAGCAGTACGAGCGGACGCTGCTCGCCCAGGAGCAGAACGGGTGA
- a CDS encoding PTS lactose/cellobiose transporter subunit IIA, whose protein sequence is MEKLEQAIFQLVLHGGNARAKAYEALDAAERFDFEAAERRLAEAEEELQQGHRWQTELIQSMEQAPPSFLAIHAQDHVMTALAELNLVKRLVRAYRTLDELARRLAALEEGNGRQAAQD, encoded by the coding sequence TTGGAGAAGCTCGAGCAGGCGATCTTCCAGCTGGTCCTGCACGGCGGCAACGCCCGGGCCAAGGCCTACGAAGCCCTCGATGCCGCCGAGCGGTTCGACTTCGAGGCGGCGGAGCGCCGCCTCGCCGAAGCCGAGGAGGAGCTGCAGCAGGGACACCGGTGGCAGACCGAGCTCATCCAGTCGATGGAGCAGGCGCCGCCGAGCTTCCTCGCCATCCACGCCCAGGATCACGTGATGACGGCCCTGGCCGAGCTCAACCTGGTCAAGCGCCTGGTCCGCGCCTACCGCACCCTGGACGAACTGGCCCGTCGGCTGGCCGCCCTGGAGGAAGGCAACGGCAGGCAGGCGGCGCAGGACTGA